Proteins encoded by one window of Mercenaria mercenaria strain notata chromosome 4, MADL_Memer_1, whole genome shotgun sequence:
- the LOC123552158 gene encoding tryptophan--tRNA ligase, mitochondrial-like isoform X3 — translation MQEQYDSMLVSVVDLHSITVPQDATELRENILVMAACLMACGIDHEKTILFQQSSVSYHTELAWILGCLCTLPRLGRLPQWREKSKTVKDPGIGLFTYPILQTADILLYKANVVPVGEDQIIHLELATDLARAFNRTYGIMFPSPEALIGDVSKVRSLKDPTCKMSKSDVNSMSRIDLTDSADLVQSKIKKSTTDSVSRILTYDPENRPGISNLIDIHSLLTDTKPEDIVHQCKDLNKVQYKERVSEIINETIQPINEKMTRLLNDKHYLHTVLKKGAERASEIADRTMTEVKDLVGLR, via the exons agaGAATATTTTAGTGATGGCTGCATGTTTGATGGCTTGTGGGATAGATCATGAGAAGACAATCCTGTTCCAACAGTCGTCA GTTTCCTATCATACAGAGCTTGCTTGGATTCTGGGATGTTTATGTACACTACCACGGCTTGGAAGATTACCTCAGTGGAGG GAAAAATCCAAGACAGTGAAGGACCCTGGAATTGGGCTGTTTACCTACCCCATACTGCAGACAGCTGATATACTGTTATACAA AGCTAATGTGGTACCAGTTGGTGAAGATCAGATTATTCACCTTGAACTGGCGACGGATCTTGCTAGAGCTTTCAACAGGACATATGGCATAATGTTTCCTTCTCCTGAAGCCCTAATAG GTGATGTATCAAAAGTGAGAAGTTTAAAGGACCCAACATGTAAAATGAGTAAATCAGACGTAAATTCTATGTCGAGAATAGACCTTACAGATTCTGCCGATCTGGtccaatcaaaaataaaaaaatcaacaacagacTCTGTTTCAAGGATATTAACGTATGACCCTGAGAACAGGCCTGGTATTTCCAACTTGATAGATATACATTCGCTGTTGACCGATACAAAACCGGAGGATATAGTCCATCAGTGTAAAGACCTCAATAAAGTTCAGTATAAAGAAAGGGTGTCGGAGATTATAAATGAAACTATTCAGCCCATCAATGAAAAGATGACAAGGTTGTTGAATGACAAACATTATTTACATACTGTACTAAAAAAGGGGGCTGAAAGAGCATCAGAGATAGCAGATAGAACTATGACAGAAGTTAAAGATTTGGTTGGATTACGATAA